The genomic stretch ACATTCATGTCCCGAGGTTTGAGTTTGTGTGGCCTTGGCGACACCCGCTTGGCGTCGATGCCTGTGATTTCAATCTTAGGGGGCATGAAGTTGGCAGGGTCCTCCACCTTGAGGTTGACTTGGGTGTTGGTGCCATCCATGGTGGAGGACTTCTGCAGGCCGAAGTAGGACTGCAGTGAGAAGCCTGTAGGAGAGAGGATAGAAAATATGGCTTTAATGACCTAACCCTAGTTTTCGTGATCAAGTTTTAGTGTCATGATTGAAAGGCCCTAGTGATAgttttttaaaaccacaaaaatctgaaatatgtCCACATACATAATTGGAGAGTTTGGGTTTTGGATAGAAAAACATTTAGTGAATTTCTCAGCTGTTCATAATTTAAAGTATTGGCCTGCTTAACTCCAGTAATTTCTTCATGACTTACAATTATTGTTTCTTTAGAGTTAGTTCTTATATAAAGTCACCTGCCAATTATTAGGAGTGATGGAGAATCCCCCAAGTATTGGCCTGCTTAACTCCAGTAATTTCTTCATGACTTACAATTATTGTTTCTTTAGAGTTAGTTCTTATATAAAGTCACCTGCCAATTATTAGGAGTGATGGAGAATCCCCCAGTGAGTCTTGAATTGGTGGTGGGGTTacctttttgtttacatttgaatcACAGATAGAGGCTTTAATGTAGTCCCAGCCTGACACTGGAAAATTCCCACTGATTTCACATGCTATTGAGTTGCAAACAGGGTTCATCTGTGCCAGTGCTACCAGTACTATTGtattcagagaaaaaacaaaacactgggGCACAGGGTTCAACCAAGTATAAATCTCTCACCTGTGCTGGTGTCAGAGCCAGGGTCAGTGGGGGACTTCTGTACCAGAGAGCGAGTTCCAAAGAAGTtccacctctctcctcctcctccctcgtTTCCTCCCATGTCTGTGGTGGGGCTGAGTTCTGGGGTTGCAAGAAATGGCACAGGACTCAGCTGGAACCAGCTCCTGTATTTCCGCCAAGAAAGAGCATCACATGAACATacaagcaaaaaataaaaagagcaaGGAGATGCCATATGGCACCTAGTATGAGCAAAACAGAATGTCATATTCAGAAATGCAGCATGTTAGTTCGCTACAGGATGTGGTGTGAACAACATCTATGTACATGGGCTCTACTTCCACCCGTTACAAATACAAGATTTTAGATCAAATAACAGTATGAACTGAATATGATCTAAATGTTTCAGCTGCATGTTGCCTACCTGCGACTAAGAGCCGGTGATGAGTGGGGACTAACACAGGGGGTGACAGATGGGGTGACCGAGGGTGTAACAGAGGGTGTGACGGAGGGTGTAACGGAGGGGGTGACACAAGGGGTGCCACTCGGGGTGGATTGTGCTGATGTTATAAGCCTGTCCTCCTTGAAGTCCCCGCTTGGCATTCTCAActtctgcagagagaaaagacaaaaaaaaattcaaacaaacaatgaaagaTTGTCCTCCACTGATCCAGAATCAGCCTGTATATATTACAAAGTGATTAAACAAGGCTTTTTATATCTATAACCACAGTTGGCTGGTTGTTCATTTGTGACttatgtagagctgcaaccattagttgatcgacagaaaatcgattcagaatcagaaacagattTATTGCCAAATAGGTTTGTACAGACAAGGAATTTACCtttgtgttgtggtgcataacaatcaaaatatgcacaaaacttaataatataaaatttacaaaaaaaatatgtgggGGAAAGAGCTGTTACAAgtttaaagattaaaaagttTAAACTGAGGGCACAGcctggtagcctactggttaagacgcATGCCATAACGTCTGCAGTTCAAAGCCGAGTCAGATTTTGTAGATATGGATATCATACagatttatcaagaaaataatcagcagattactctagaatgaaaataattgttagtggCAGCCCTAGACTTATGTATCTTGTATAAACAGCAGACCTGTGATGCTATTTTTATCCCATGTCCATGTTAGACTACCATCACATGTTTGTGACAGATTTGTCAGAGACGTAGCATTGATCTCACTTAAAGAGCAAACACTCCCTGAATACACAATACAAAAGgtcaacagtgtttttctggagctacagataaaaaaataaacaacaaagtgCGTCACAGATCTTAGGAACCAATAACCTGTCACCCTGTGTTTTGagtggaaaaagagagagaaccTCCCCATGATTAAATTCTgttaaatataacaaaatcaCTCATATTACTGTCAGAACTAAATTAACCACTGACCAAGAAACCTGTACTATTTAAGAACCAATAATGCAATGAATGTCAAATGCTTGAAATTCACTCAGAAAACTGGTTGCAGATCTATCTGCAGCACCTGCAAGACCACCAGTCTAAACATATACCCTCTGATTTTCTATCAAATCCTCTTCTGTGCAAAAGCTAATTTCAGATTCTGATTATTCTAGCAAACCAAATACATGTTCCAACAATACTTGCCTTAACATCTAGGTTTATTTTGGTAACAATCTCTGATAGGATTTCTGCAATGTTCAGTCTCCATTCAGTGTCGGTATATTTCCATCCATATGTTGGACGTCCTTCTAAACTCATATCCACCTTGAATATTTGGTCCAGTATTCTGCTCAGGACTGTGGCCATTGTGCAAATGAATAACAGGGGGCAACCCCTATGTATTATCTGGGTCATATCCTCTTAGATTTAATCAGTGCCCCAAGCCTGCTGGACCCCAGCCAAACTACACAGCCTTTCTAGTAGTTACACGTTGTTCTGAACTTATaaattagggttagggcagTGGAAAAGTCAAATTTCAATATTGCCTTCTTATTTGTACACCagtgtaaaaaatgtgttgcaCACTAGCCCCAGTGCCTCTCATGTATTTGTACATGAGGGAAATTTTTATCATCTTGCAATGATAAAACATATGAGGTACCATCTGAAAACAGCGTGAAGCTTATTTTGAATAACCCCTACATGACAAGACAGGTGGAATAACCCCAGTTTGAACTTCATGTATTAACATCAAGTTAACCTACATGAGGAGCATAAATTGGGGCTATGTCCACTCAGGAGGCTAGGGTTAACTTAAATCAGGACACAACGGGCATAACCATTAATAGGTCACCTCGGCaatgtataaataatgaaatctTCCACGGACATTGAAGGTCTGTGATGAATTCATTTTCAAGATTGCCGTTAAATGTAGCTTCGTGTACCGTTAGTTAGCAGCTAGGTGCTAACGGTGACTGCCACATAACAACCTCAAGCTACACAATAAGCATTAACGCTACTGTGTAAGTAACGTTAACGTTAATCTCTTTGATTCTGACTAAGTTATGAGCTCCACTGCAACCTTTCTTATGTTGACTCAAGGCTAATAATTGCCGGTTAGATTTATAAAGACATTTGTTTACTCGAGTTAGCTTGAAAGTCAGCTCTACTAGCTAGCCAACAAGGTTGCTTTGCTAACGGCCTGTTAACCGGCCGCAGAATGCAAGTTAACACGCAGCGTTAATAACTTCTTCACATACCTTTTTATAAAAGGATTTCTTTGACGTTCCAGTCCGTCATGTTTCTTCATTTTGTCCATAATTAGCTGTTCTAACAAGTGTAAGGGAGGATTATTTCTCGAAAACACAAGCGACACAACTGTACACAGACCGCAGTAGGCCTCCAAACCGTCCCTTTTTGTTAGGAGCTCCGTGATTGGTCCATCTGAGAAAATAAGGGGGCTCGATTCATTTAAAGGCGTTGCCTGGCAACACTGCTGATATAGCTCCAGTCTATGGGAGCAACACAGGGCTGATTACGTAATTTGTTTACCAAGATATTCTTCCGTGTCCGGCCTGCAATTACAACAATATTTCTCGCAATAATACTTGCTCATTGTAAGACACCATAATGTTTAAGAAGGAATATTTCCCTGATAATGTGCTTTATTCAGCATCACAAGTTGGACCGATCAATTCATAGCAGGTGAAACGTGAGCATGGTTGATAGGCTATAGTGGGCAGTGAAACTGGACAAATctagacagaaaataaaacacaacctTTGTGCATGGACACTCTCTCAGGTGCTGTGTGCAAGCCATAGGTGCAAGCACAAAGATGCATGCACAGCGCCCTCTTCTGTTCCTTTCTAAAACAGTCTTTTTGCTAAAGCTCCCACCTGGATCCGTGTACAGAAGATTGAGGACAATGTTTAATCATTACAACTGGTCAacatttaacacagttttttctgtgtgtgccaGTTCAGTTATATTTTGATACTGGAGACATTCttgttttcagtgttcattCTGTGCACCACATTATGATCAcgaaaacatattttcagagCTTGTGTTACATTgtaacattttcaacaaaatttCTCCACTACCTTGGAATCTGTTAAACTGAATCTAGCCAAAAGTCCACTAACGGCAAATAAACtttaataaaagtgaaaaaaactcTCATACAGTCTCActtactgctgttttttttaatgacatttcacTCTTAACAGTCTTCACCGGGTATGTCTGAACAGGTACACCTGATGAAAATCAGATCTTTTGTTTACACAAAAACCTTCCAATAAACCAGCACCAAGACAGTGTGCataagtttttaaaattgtattcgAGTTTTGCTGCCCTACGACACATATTGCACATTCAGGTGTGCAGAGATAATTTTCCATTATTATTTGAGGCCACATCAAGGCCTCATATATGTTCATACTCACTGGCAGTGTGCCATCAGCCCGTCGGTGAAAGCGGGTCTCCTCAGCAGAGAGGCCCTTGTGAGGTGAATACCCAGTGTCAGTCAGCCCTGCCTGGTGCTCAAACCTCTGGAGGTTTTCCTGGGTGTGCTCTATGTGAAGATGGACATACAGTCAGCAgtggaaattaaattaatcagtcTTTTAATGTACTGTGATCCATTATAGCAAATTACGCTGCAGCTTGTTCATCCATATTTAGTAGCTAAGACAACAGCCATTGGGAAAATCCCAGGAGGTGAAGCTTATATAACTCTGTGGCATGTAGTGAAGACATtagtttatctgtgtttttgtaactTACATGTCCACATATTTatcaaaatgcaaatgaatgttCTTCAATTAAGTTACTCAGTTGGTTTTGTAGACTTACTGATCATAAGCGAGTTCATTAAAGAGGTGGCTTTGGCTTTCACCACAGGCACTGGGGACTTGGCTGGCAACGCTGCCTCAAAAGTCGGCATCTTCACACCGCTCTCACCTTCCTGGTTGCAGAGGTTTATACTGTTAGGATTAACTCACAAACCAGTCACATAACAAATAGACAAGCACATCAAATGTGAACAGGCATGCACATAAGCTTCAAGATACAAGCCGATGTAAACATTTTCTTCAAGTAACTCTCAGTAACTGTATAAGTAACTCTCAATTCATATCTCCATAACAAATTGGGTCggaaagtacaaaaaaaaacaggatagCACCTCTGCAGTGTTCCTAAACTTGTGCTGTGGGATGACAGGATCCTTCCAAAAGATGTTGACAGTCAAGTCTGAAGGTGGTGAATTCATGGGGGCGTCCATGTGCTCGTCATAGCTGATATTGCGTCGGGTCATTCCAATAGGAGCCGACATGGCAGAGAAGAGTCCGGGTGACGTGCCAGACTCTATCGCTGAGGCataatgtattttacataaGTATAATATTTCTGATAACTCTGCAAAACCACCAGCCCATTTCACAAGGTAGAAAATGTATCAATCAGTAGTGAATATATCGATGACTTTGCCAATGAAGACCATGCATTAAACAATTATTGCCTATTTTATCGTATCCTTCTCCCATTACCTGGCATGTCTCCCTGTCTGGAGGCCATCTCGACACCAGATCAGAGGGGCTGACCACTGGAGAATTTGGAGGGTGACGGTGCGAAGGTCCACTCAGCTTGGCTTTGGACTCCAAACCTGAACACTTCATCACATGACACGACACATGTTTATCATTAGGCTGATAGAGAGGCTTGGTCCTGTGGAAGCAAGGTGTGTAATGCAACAATGGTCAGGCTAGTTGATAAATAAATGCACGTTAATATTCTTATTATGTAATACGTCAGAGAATAAACACACCGTCTAAGACTGGACTTGTATTTACTGTGCACAGCGCATGGTGTCCTGTTTCTGGCCAGCCTCAAATAGAAGCAGAGAGTTCAGTTACCGGCAGTGTCATTAATATCAGTTTATGTCAGAATCAGCCTCACATACCAGCCTCTACGTCCATCCATGAAAGAACAGCCAAACTATAAATCATATGAGACTATTTCTCACAAGGAAATTATAGTTTTGGAATAAAGGAAATGGTAGAACTTGTCCTGCAGTTAGTTCCTTGTTTATACACCAGATAAAGCCTCTCTATAGTGCTATTGTGTTATAGTGAACCTGTCCACTTCTGTGACCAGTGTTCCTAATCAGCCTGGTCTGAGCTCACTTTCCACTGGAATCCACCTGCATCTTCTCCACGTTAATTCACTGTTGATGGGCAGAAATTCTGTCAGAATTCACcttttgcagatatttgttggTATTTGTAGTCTACTTTCCAGACAGCTGATATCTAACACTGCTCACGTCAGCACTGGGAAGCCAGATACAGTGACTTGCAAAAACAGGAACCGAAGTCACGCCATGGGGGTGTGGGAATAACGTCTACATGTAAACTAATATTACAGCCTATAAACAAAAGCATTTTGGAATATTTTCCGAGAGACTATGAAAATTATTAAACCATATCTTGACTGGTATGTTCCAAAATCTCTGCATgcattaaatttaattatagCCGGTGTCTTTTGAAATATACAGTCATTGGCAGCGTTTAAGGACAACAGCTTGTCATGCATGCTGCAGAATATTAAACACCCACCTCAATATCTCCTCTCCTGTCGAAGTTATTCCACAGCGGCAGTGATTTTTCTGTCACAGTCGCGCCGATTTGACAGACTGACCgaacaaatactgtatgtttgctcACCGGTTTGGTCATCCATGACTTTTGGACATGTAGAGAGTAAACAGAGCTGAAACGgccacacagacagcagcaccCGGGAACGCGCCTCTCCGTCAGCGGAGCCGGCGGAAGAAGTAATGACGGGAAACTTAAAAAGCCTTGCAGCCTGTTTGGGTGTTAAGTGTAGTGCTATGTGTAATGATTGCCTAATTGTAGTTTTATAGGCAGCAATACCAACAAGCGTGAGGAAAACATGCAATGCTGTTGTATTTCAAAATTGAGATTGATAATAATAGGTTTTAATAGGTTAATAATAGGTTTTCTATTAAATGTGGGTAAGAATTGAAATAGTCTTttatatgtgatatatatatataattgtgcCCAGCTTAATATATATGTGTCACTCACAAAAACCTGTTCACACATGACATCACATTGTAGACAAAAAGCTGGTTCCCATTGGTTAAAGTTATTGGGTAGGGGTTGGGGTTCATGTGATTATGGTTATAAGGTTAGGGGTGAGTTTCCAGGGAATTACTGaatgccagtgtgtgtgtgtgtttgtgtgtgtgtgtctgtgtgtgatgggTGTAGAGGATTACAGCCTATGAGACTCAACTGAGCTGAGCCGCCCCCGTCAGAGCTGAATGGGGACATGAGTGGTGGCAGGATATTGACCTTGTGATCCCAGAGCTTTGGTGTCCTCTGATATCTGACGCATGTAATGACTAGTACAACACATTAATCACATCTAGAGGACACCTTAGGGTCTGATATTTAATGTTTGGCAACCTAAGCCTGCTTGAGATCAGAGGATATGTAAACTGGCACATATGCTGTATATTTCTTGCATTAGCAGCCCTGGACCACAAGGTAGCACTCTTGATATAGGATACAAACAGACTTGGAACAGAAAACAATTACTCAACGCTCccttgattttcttttcttttattataaaacgaaattacaaaaatgcaaaaaacttGGTTTACAGCAAATACATCTATTTATCTAAACAAGCTGGTGGAGATACAATAGAATAGATATACAGTGTCAGTATAAATAGAAGATAAatagaaataacatttaatcCATTGTATTTCTACATTGGTTGAAGGTGCATTTGTCAGAGGTCAGCAGAGCCTCTTATTGATCCATGGAGTTAAAGAGACAGTCAGACGGTGGCGGTGACCTGAGTTGAAGTGACTTCAGTTGGTCTGTTTGTTGTAGAAGACCTCTGCTTTCTGGATCACACATAATAACACAAGAAGAATACACATTAGACCCATTACAACAGTGAGCAGAAAGCATTGTGTTACTAAGCACTATTATTTCTATCAAAAATAGTGTTTCACAGAAATATCAATATCATGAGTGCGTGGTAAGTTTATGCTGAAGATGATATTGTTAAGTATACTCACAGGATGTTATTCATGAGTCTTTTCACTGCTTTTAACTTGGGGTTCAGGCAAAAGCGAAGGCCCTTGTTCATGGTGACACTGTTGAAATGGAAAGTAGAAGTGAGTTCAAGTGAAAGAAAAGGCACCCTTTCCTTACCAACACCTAACAGATGAGTCATGCAGGCAGACTCATTGGTATCgtgattgtattttttttttttttttagagatctCCTTTCAAAAGTCATGGCAGTGCTTGCTTAGATGTCACAGTGTCTTGAGCAGGAGTTAATAATCCTGTTGTTTGTAACTTCAGTGGCTGTTCTCGATTGCTAATATATTTTGGAACAATTATAACTAACTCTGTGCTTTCATTCAGGTCAGACAattatgtgacattttatatgGCATGTCATTCCTTATAAATGTCGGGCTTTGTTTGAGCTACACTTCTATATCAACTGAATTTTTCAAATACTTACACAATCTCCACTTTGTCACAGAAGGCGGTTGCTGGGTAGATCTGGATgtcttttatttcagtttttcggGGAAATTGATTCCTGACACGTTGACACAGACAATGCTGCCCTTCCTCCACTAGAGAGGAagacaagggaaaaaaaaaattaatttaatcaacAATCATTTAGACTGTGCAGAATTCCAGCTCATAGCTACCAACATAgccaaaataaacactttttattcTTGTACTCTCATTGTTTGTCTGTCAACAATACAAACCTAATGTTGTCTATGTAATATTGTCTATCCAAAATGACAAAAGGAGGGATAAAAACTTACTTTGGGTTGCAGAGATGCAGACCACGACAGCCAGGAGCAGTGTCACTTTAATGATGCAGGACATTGTTGGCTTCCTCTTTGGTGAAAATGGCACTGGTGctagaaaaaaaatcttgttccTTGTGGTGAAGATGATAGAAAGACGTTGTAATAAGTGTAGCTTGAGTGAAAGACAGAAGGTTAGGTGACAGAAGCACTGTGAGGAGTAAAGGATGAGGGTCATCTTTTATACTCTCATCCTTCCTGTGTTCAGGGGAATTTTCCGAGTGGAAAGTGAAACTTCAAAACTGTAAGAAAAAACCCCCAATCATCCCACTCTACTCCTCCTCTAGATATAGTACTAATAATTTGACCAGATTTGACATTGTAAtggtaaatactgtacatgcaaacaCCCATGTAAAGTAAAACTTTTATATCAAATCGTTCCCATTGTTTTCTGTAACCTTTCCACTGTCTCTTATGAATAAAGGCATACAATGCccaaaaatacttgaaaaagaacacacacacacacacacacacacacacacacacacacacacacacacacacacacacacacatatatacctagtaagtaaataagtaaattttataaaaactttatttataaagcacctttcaaaaccagagttacaaggtgctgTACAATGCAAACAATTGACAAAAAATTGaaagttaaaaacaggaaatatcaacataaaacacaatacaaacCATAAAAGTACACAGAAGGCAAACACAGAAGTCAGatatacaaacaataaaaacaataaaagttaCACATTATGGGACCATTATGAAACAGACGAGTTTTTGAGAGCTTCTTAAAACTATTGACTgactcaaaaaatgttttataactgGGGGAAGTTATAAGAACAAGTGTAAAACCACAGGCCCCTTTGGTTTTAAGCCTAGATTTAGATCACTTTTAGgaacattacatagacttacattaatttcctggagacttactctaaccctaaccataaccactatttgcctaaccctaacca from Thunnus thynnus chromosome 9, fThuThy2.1, whole genome shotgun sequence encodes the following:
- the LOC137189304 gene encoding putative monooxygenase p33MONOX, whose protein sequence is MASRQGDMPAIESGTSPGLFSAMSAPIGMTRRNISYDEHMDAPMNSPPSDLTVNIFWKDPVIPQHKFRNTAEEGESGVKMPTFEAALPAKSPVPVVKAKATSLMNSLMIKHTQENLQRFEHQAGLTDTGYSPHKGLSAEETRFHRRADGTLPKLRMPSGDFKEDRLITSAQSTPSGTPCVTPSVTPSVTPSVTPSVTPSVTPCVSPHSSPALSRRSWFQLSPVPFLATPELSPTTDMGGNEGGGGERWNFFGTRSLVQKSPTDPGSDTSTGFSLQSYFGLQKSSTMDGTNTQVNLKVEDPANFMPPKIEITGIDAKRVSPRPHKLKPRDMNVLTPSGF
- the LOC137188750 gene encoding C-X-C motif chemokine 10-like, yielding MSCIIKVTLLLAVVVCISATQMEEGQHCLCQRVRNQFPRKTEIKDIQIYPATAFCDKVEIVVTMNKGLRFCLNPKLKAVKRLMNNILKQRSSTTNRPTEVTSTQVTATV